The Streptomyces sp. NBC_00597 DNA segment GTGGCTCGGCGCCTCCAGGAGCGCCAGGTCGGCGCGGGCCCCGGGGGTCACGACACCCACGTCGGTGCGGCGCAGCGCGCGGGCCCCGCCGGCGGTGGCCGACCAGAGCGCCTCGTCCGGCGTCATCCGCATGTCCCGCACGGCGAGCGCGATGCAGAACGGCATGGAACTCGTGTACGAGGAGCCCGGATTGCAGTCGGTGGACAGCGCGACGGTGGCACCCGCGTCGATGAGGCGGCGGGCGTCGGGCCACTGGGCGCGGGTGGAGAACTCGGCGCCGGGCAGCAGCGTGGCGACGGTGGTGTCCGCGGCCTGGGCGAGGGCGTCGACGTCGGCGTCGGTGAGGTGGGTGCAGTGGTCGGCGGAGGCGGCCTGCAGTTCCACGGCGAGCTGCACGCCGGGGCCGTAGGACAGCTGGTTGGCATGGACGCGCGGGATCAGCCCGGCGGCGGCGCCGGCGGTGAGGATCGCGCGGGCCTGGTCGCCGTCGAAGGCGCCCTTCTCGCAGAACACGTCCACCCAACGGGCGTACGGGGCGCAGGCCCTCAGCATCTCGCCGGTGACGAGGTCGACGTAGCCCGCCGGGTCCTCGGTGTAGTCGGGGGAGACGATGTGCGCGCCGAGGTAGGTGACCTCCTCGGTGTGCGCGGCGGCGATGCGCAGGGCGCGGGCCTCGTCCTCGACCGTGAGGCCGTAGCCGGACTTGGTCTCGAAGGTGGTGGTGCCCTGGCGGCGGGCCTCCTCCAGGTGGCGCAGCAGGTTGGCTTCGAGGGCGGCGTCCGAGGCGGCGCGGGTGGCGGCGACGGTGGTGCGGATGCCGCCCGCGGAGTAGCTGTGGCCGGACATCCGGGCGTTGAACTCGGCGGTGCGGTCGCCGGCGAAGACGAGGTGGCTGTGGCTGTCGACGAAGCCGGGGATCAGCGCGCGGCCCCGGGCATCGAACGCCTCGTCCGCGGCCGGGGCCTTGGCGGCGGGGCCGACCCAGGTGATGCGGTCGCCGTCGATGACGACCGCCGCGTCCTGGATGAGGCCGAGGGGGCCGTCGCCGAGGGCGGGGTCGTTGGTGACGAGGCTGCCGATGTGGGTGATGACGGTGGTGGTCACGGGTTCCTCTCTGTTCCTGGGGCTCCGCCCCAGACCCCGCGCCTCAAACGCCCGGGCCTGGGCCCCGGTTTCGGGAAGGGGCGGGGTGGGGTGGGGTGGGGGAAGGAACTGCGTCAGCCGCGGACGGCTGCGATCGAGTCGGCCAGGGCTGCGGCGACGTCCCCGACCAGGGTGTGGGCGCCGTCGCGGACCACGTGGCGCCCACCGACCACCGTGTGGCGCACGTCGGCGGCCGAGGCCGCGAAGACGGCCGTCTCGGCGCCGAGCCGAGGGAGCGGCCCGGCCGTCCGGACCGAGTCGAGCGCGAGGGTGGTGAAGTCGGCGAGCGCGCCCGCCTCCAGCCGGCCCGCGTCCGGCCGACCGAGGGCCTCGTGGCCCCCGCCGGTCGCCGCGGTCAGCAGCGCGTTCGCCGTCCAGTGGCCCCTGGTGCGGCTGCTCAGGCGCTCGTTGAGCTCCATCGCGCGGGCCTCCTCCAGCAGGTCGATCACCGCGTGGCTGTCGCTGCCGAGGGACAGCGGGCTGCCCGCGTGCTGGAGCCGCCCGGCCGGGCCGATGCCGTCCGCCAGGTCGCGCTCGGTGGTGGGGCACATGCACGTACCCGTGGTGGTGCCGCCGAGGAGCGCGATGTCCTCATCGGTGAGGTGCGTGTTGTGGACGCCGGTGGTGCGCGGCCCGAGCACCCCGTGGTCGGCCAGGAGCTGCGTCGGGGTGCGGCCGTGCGCGGCCTGGCAGGCCTCGTTCTCGGCGGTCTGCTCGGAGAGGTGGACGTGCAGGGGGGCCTGCCGCTCCTCGGCCCAGCGGGCGACGGTGGCCAGCTGGCCGGCCGGTACGGCGCGCACGGAGTGGATCGCCGCCCCGATCAGGGCGTGCTCGCGGGGCTTGAGGGCCGAGACGCGTTCGGCCCAGGCGTCGGCCGTCCCGTCGGAGAACCGCAGCTGGTGCGGTTCGGGGGCCGCGCCGAAGCCGGACGAGAGGTACGCGGTGTCGAGGAGGGTGATCCGGATGCCCGCCGCGGCGGCCGCCTCGATCAGCGCCTCGCCCATGGCGTTGGGGTCGGCGTACGGGGCGCCGCCGGGGGCGTGGTGGACGTAGTGGAACTCGCCGACGTTGGTGATGCCGGCCAGCGCCATCTCCGCGTACACCGCGCGGGCGAGCGCGAAGTACGTGTCGGGGGTGAGGTTCTGGGCGACCCGGTACATGACCTCGCGCCAGGTCCAGAAGGTGCCCGAGCCGACCTGGACCACCGAGCGCAGGGCCCGGTGGAAGGCGTGGCTGTGGGCGTTGGCCAGGCCCGGGACGGTCAGCCCGCGCAGCACCTCGGCGCCCGGCGGCGGGGTCTCGACCCCGGTGCGCAGGGCGCCGATCCGTCCGTCGGCGGTGACCTCAAGGACCAGGCCCGGCTCGACGTGGGTGCCGAGCCAGGCGTGCTCCAACCAGTACCTCGTCAGCGGCATGCCAGGCCTTCCAGTACGTCGGCGAGGGCGAGCACTCCGGCCACGCAGTCGTCCTCGGGGGCGAACTCCCGCGGGGAGTGGGAGACACCGGTGGGGTTCCGTACGAACAGCATCGCGGTCGGGACGGCGGCGGAGAGGATTCCGGCGTCGTGTCCCGCCCCGGTGCCGAGGACGGGGACGGCCCCGCCGAGGATCCGGTTCATCTCGTCGCGCAGGGCGTGCTCGAACTCGACGACCGGGGTGAAGGACTCCCGGACGACGGCCAGGTCGATGCCGTCCTGGTCGGCGCGCTCGCGGGCGGCCTTCTCGATCGCGGTGACGACCGTGTCGAGGGTGTCCTGGTCGGCGGCGCGGGAGTCGAGCCAGCCGCGTACGAGGGACGGGATGGCGTTGACGCCGTTCGGCTCGACGGCGATCTTGCCGAACGTCGCGACGGCGCCGGCGAGGGCGGCCTCGGTCCGGGCGGCCAGGACGGTCGCCGCGTACGTGAGCATCGGGTCGCGCCGGTCCACCAGGCGGGTGGTGCCGGCGTGGTTGGCCTCGCCGCGGAAGTCGAACCGCCAGCGGCCGTGCGGCCAGATCGCGGACGCGATGCCGACGGAGTCGCCGGACAGGTCCAGGGCCCGGCCCTGCTCGACGTGCAGCTCGACGAAGGCGCCGATGCGTGCGAGGCGCTCGGGGTCGGCCCCGATGGCCTGCGGGTCGTACCCGGCGGCCTCCATGGCCTGGGGCAGGCTGATCCCGTCGGCGTCGCGGAGCTCGTACGCCTTCTCCTTGGTCAGCTGCCCGGCGGCGAGCCGGGAGCCGACGCAGGCGAGCCCGAACCGGGCCCCTTCCTCATCACCGAAGTTGGTGATGGCCAGGGGCCTGGAGAACTCCGCGCCCCTCCTGCGGAGTTCGTCCAGCGCCGCGAAGGAGGACACCACGCCGAGGGGACCGTCGAAGGCGCCGCCGTCGGGCACGGAGTCCAGGTGGGAGCCGGTGACGACCGCGTCACCGGCGAGGGGGTCGCCGAGCCAGGCCCACTGGTTGCCGTTGCGGTCGGTCTCGTAGGCGAGGCCGCGGGCCTGCGCCTGCTCCTGGAACCAGCTCCGGCAGTCGGCGTCGGCGCCGGTCCACGCGTAGCGTCGGTACCCGCCGGACTCGGCGTTGCGGCCGATGGGCCGCAGCTCGTCCCACATGGTGTGGAACGAGGCTGCGGCCGCCGGGACGTCCTTGCTCACGCCGAGTCGCCTTCGCGCATGGGGACGCGGACACCGCGCTCGTCCGCGACCGACTCGGCGATGTCGTAGCCCGCGTCGACGTGGCGGATGACGCCCATGCCCGGGTCGTTGGTCAGGACGCGGCGGATCTTCTCGCCCGCGAGCTTCGTGCCGTCGGCGACGGTGACCTGGCCGGCGTGGATCGAGCGGCCCATGCCGACGCCGCCGCCGTGGTGGATGGACACCCAGGAGGCGCCGGAGGCCACGTTCACCATGGCGTTGAGCAGGGGCCAGTCGGCGATCGCGTCGGAGCCGTCGAGCATCGCCTCGGTCTCGCGGTACGGGGAAGCCACCGAACCGCAGTCGAGGTGGTCTCGGCCGATGGCCAACGGAGCGGCCAGCGTGCCGTCGGCCACCATCTCGTTGAAGCGCTCGCCGGCCTTGTCGCGCTCGCCGTAGCCGAGCCAGCAGATGCGCGCCGGCAGGCCCTGGAAGTGGACGCGCTCGCCGGCCATCTTGATCCAGCGGTGCAGCGACTCGTTCTCCGGGAAGAGCTCCAGCATCGCCTTGTCGGTCTTCGCGATGTCCGAGGCCTCGCCGGACAGGGCCGCCCAGCGGAAGGGGCCCTTGCCCTCGCAGAACAGCGGGCGGATGTACGCCGGGACGAAGCCGGGGAAGGCGAACGCGCGGTCGTAGCCGGCCAGCTGGGCCTCGCCGCGGATGGAGTTGCCGTAGTCGAAGACCTCGGAGCCCGCGTCCATGAAGCCGACCATGGCCTCGACGTGCTTCGCCATCGACTCGCGGGCCCGCGTGGTGAAGCCCGCCGGGTCCTTGGCCGCGTACGCCGCCATGTCGTCGAAGTCGACGCCCACCGGCAGGTACGCCAGCGGGTCGTGCGCCGACGTCTGGTCGGTGACGATGTCGATCGGGGCGCCTTCCGCGAGCATCTGCGGGAGGAGCTCGGCCGCGTTGCCGAGCAGGCCGATGGACAGCGGTTTGCGGGCGTCGCGCGCCTCGACGGCCAGCTGGAGGGCGTGGGCGAGGCTGTCGGCCTTCACGTCCAGGTAGCGGTGCTCGATGCGGCGCTCGATGGCACGCGGGTCGACGTCGATGCAGATCGCGACGCCGTCGTTCATCGTCACGGCCAGCGGCTGGGCGCCGCCCATGCCGCCGAGGCCGGCGGTCAGGGTGATGGTGCCCGCGAGGGTGCCGTTGAACTTCTTCGCCGCGACGGCCGCGAAGGTCTCGTACGTGCCCTGGAGGATGCCCTGGGTGCCGATGTAGATCCAGGAGCCGGCCGTCATCTGGCCGTACATGGTCAGGCCGAGGTGCTCCAGACGGCGGAACTCCTCCCAGTTGGCCCAGTCGCCGACGAGGTTGGAGTTGGCGAGCAGCACGCGCGGCGCCCACTCGTGGGTCTGCATCACGCCGACCGGGCGGCCGGACTGGACGAGCATCGTCTCGTCCTGCTTGAGGGTCTGCAGGGTGCGGACCATCGCGTCGAACGAGCGCCAGTCGCGCGCGGCCTTGCCGGTGCCGCCGTACACGACGAGCTTGTCGGGGTGCTCGGCGACCTCGGGGTCGAGGTTGTTC contains these protein-coding regions:
- a CDS encoding allantoate amidohydrolase — translated: MWDELRPIGRNAESGGYRRYAWTGADADCRSWFQEQAQARGLAYETDRNGNQWAWLGDPLAGDAVVTGSHLDSVPDGGAFDGPLGVVSSFAALDELRRRGAEFSRPLAITNFGDEEGARFGLACVGSRLAAGQLTKEKAYELRDADGISLPQAMEAAGYDPQAIGADPERLARIGAFVELHVEQGRALDLSGDSVGIASAIWPHGRWRFDFRGEANHAGTTRLVDRRDPMLTYAATVLAARTEAALAGAVATFGKIAVEPNGVNAIPSLVRGWLDSRAADQDTLDTVVTAIEKAARERADQDGIDLAVVRESFTPVVEFEHALRDEMNRILGGAVPVLGTGAGHDAGILSAAVPTAMLFVRNPTGVSHSPREFAPEDDCVAGVLALADVLEGLACR
- a CDS encoding formimidoylglutamate deiminase, producing the protein MPLTRYWLEHAWLGTHVEPGLVLEVTADGRIGALRTGVETPPPGAEVLRGLTVPGLANAHSHAFHRALRSVVQVGSGTFWTWREVMYRVAQNLTPDTYFALARAVYAEMALAGITNVGEFHYVHHAPGGAPYADPNAMGEALIEAAAAAGIRITLLDTAYLSSGFGAAPEPHQLRFSDGTADAWAERVSALKPREHALIGAAIHSVRAVPAGQLATVARWAEERQAPLHVHLSEQTAENEACQAAHGRTPTQLLADHGVLGPRTTGVHNTHLTDEDIALLGGTTTGTCMCPTTERDLADGIGPAGRLQHAGSPLSLGSDSHAVIDLLEEARAMELNERLSSRTRGHWTANALLTAATGGGHEALGRPDAGRLEAGALADFTTLALDSVRTAGPLPRLGAETAVFAASAADVRHTVVGGRHVVRDGAHTLVGDVAAALADSIAAVRG
- the hutU gene encoding urocanate hydratase, whose product is MSGPRPVRAARGIELSTLGWQQEAALRMLQNNLDPEVAEHPDKLVVYGGTGKAARDWRSFDAMVRTLQTLKQDETMLVQSGRPVGVMQTHEWAPRVLLANSNLVGDWANWEEFRRLEHLGLTMYGQMTAGSWIYIGTQGILQGTYETFAAVAAKKFNGTLAGTITLTAGLGGMGGAQPLAVTMNDGVAICIDVDPRAIERRIEHRYLDVKADSLAHALQLAVEARDARKPLSIGLLGNAAELLPQMLAEGAPIDIVTDQTSAHDPLAYLPVGVDFDDMAAYAAKDPAGFTTRARESMAKHVEAMVGFMDAGSEVFDYGNSIRGEAQLAGYDRAFAFPGFVPAYIRPLFCEGKGPFRWAALSGEASDIAKTDKAMLELFPENESLHRWIKMAGERVHFQGLPARICWLGYGERDKAGERFNEMVADGTLAAPLAIGRDHLDCGSVASPYRETEAMLDGSDAIADWPLLNAMVNVASGASWVSIHHGGGVGMGRSIHAGQVTVADGTKLAGEKIRRVLTNDPGMGVIRHVDAGYDIAESVADERGVRVPMREGDSA
- the hutI gene encoding imidazolonepropionase, with protein sequence MTTTVITHIGSLVTNDPALGDGPLGLIQDAAVVIDGDRITWVGPAAKAPAADEAFDARGRALIPGFVDSHSHLVFAGDRTAEFNARMSGHSYSAGGIRTTVAATRAASDAALEANLLRHLEEARRQGTTTFETKSGYGLTVEDEARALRIAAAHTEEVTYLGAHIVSPDYTEDPAGYVDLVTGEMLRACAPYARWVDVFCEKGAFDGDQARAILTAGAAAGLIPRVHANQLSYGPGVQLAVELQAASADHCTHLTDADVDALAQAADTTVATLLPGAEFSTRAQWPDARRLIDAGATVALSTDCNPGSSYTSSMPFCIALAVRDMRMTPDEALWSATAGGARALRRTDVGVVTPGARADLALLEAPSHVHLAYRPGVPLVSAVWQRGVRAA